The following are encoded in a window of Fusarium oxysporum f. sp. lycopersici 4287 chromosome 5, whole genome shotgun sequence genomic DNA:
- a CDS encoding hypothetical protein (At least one base has a quality score < 10) yields the protein MQAMVCLGRSPTLRYSKQTTTTHSTLQPVFLVSTRIRLYTGVAASLVVNVIYAAAIDKRIKAAIIQCPAVSGEVRSLAFKDRIPTLLEDRRHITSGLDPPTVPLIAADRESSDPTTTNAMFPTKDAYDLMSLQKTCGSRWENHITSQTQLHMLSFEGQSMIHRVSPTPLLFVVPGNDVLVRTASQMDAFNKAREPKQLLYLDGCGHFDLYTGDYFKENIKVQIDFLDRYVKN from the exons ATGCAGG CGATGGTCTGCCTCGGCAGGAGTCCAACCCTCCGTTACAGCAAGCAGACTACTACGACGCATTCAACTTTGCAGCCAGTATTCCTTGTGTCGACAAGGATAAGATTGTATACTGGGGTAGCAGCTTCTCTGGTGGTTAATGTCATCTATGCTGCAGCAATCGATAAGCGGATCAAAGCTGCTATTATCCAGTGCCCCGCTGTTTCAGGCGAGGTCAGATCACTCGCGTTCAAAGATCGTATCCCGACTTTGCTGGAGGACCGGCGTCACATTACCTCTGGATTAGACCCACCAACCGTGCCGCTAATTGCTGCTGATCGAGAGTCTTCGGATCCAACTACAACAAACGCCATGTTCCCCACCAAGGACGCCTACGATTTGATGAGTCTCCAAAAGACCTGTGGAAGCCGCTGGGAGAACCACATCACTTCGCAGACCCAACTGCACATGCTCAGCTTTGAGGGCCAGTCTATGATTCATAGAGTCTCCCCAACACCACTTTTGTTTGTTGTTCCCGGCAACGATGTCTTGGTACGAACGGCATCCCAAATGGATGCCTTCAACAAGGCGCGAGAGCCTAAACAACTACTCTACCTGGATGGATGTGGGCATTTTGATCTTTATACGGGAGATTATTTTAAAGAAAACATAAAGGTGCAAATTGACTTTCTTGACCGTTATGTTAAAAATTAG
- a CDS encoding alkaline ceramidase yields MMFTATYRNLSYVLLLYLSFTTFLFQTVSCFAVPSPEDASNDNTKRADDSGDVYLLGVGKADVTGPVVELNLMGYADLGQIGTGLRQRLYSRAFIVGNPDEPKERFVYLVLDTQSGDTAIRRGILEGIAALGSEYAVYTSDNVAVTGTHSHAGPAGWNNYLMPQISALGFNQQAYQAIVDGAVLSVKRAHESLAKGRLSVGKIRIEDVNINRSLYAYQANPKSERDKYQDEVDKELTMLKFTRDSDNKVTGVLTWFSVHGTSLYMNNTLVAGDNKGVSAYLLEQAIRGTNGATDDFVAGFSQAAVADTTPNVEGAWCEDGSGKQCDFKDATCGGKIETCHGRGPFWGLNDGGTKSCWEIGRRVFKQADKLYNQMQGGDGVAVTGKSVLGYHSFQDFSDFTFQLPNGTSAKTCAAAFGYSFAAGTTDGPGYFDFKQGDSGEPDASPFWALVSKFLRNPTKEQVECQSPKPILIDAGEITLPYAWAPNIVDIQMLRVGNFFIIVSAPELTTMSSRRWRKSISDEIKDRGGVGSDPIVVAGGPGNTYAHYCTTPEEYDVQRYEGGSTVHGRHSLDAYINLTSTYLGYLLQEKGASKPPAGPAAPDNRKNSIALTTGVVYDNPKIGTKFGDVIKDVSKSKFAVGETISATFVGANPRNNLHLEDTYAAVEKKDGSKWVQVRTDEDWDLVFEWKRLDGLLGSSEVAITWETGWQDAKDIGSGTYRLSYYGDSKAPITGKINTFTGRSSEFTIS; encoded by the coding sequence ATGATGTTCACCGCAACTTATCGCAATCTTTCATATGTGCTCCTGTTATACCTGAGCTTCACCACCTTCCTATTCCAGACAGTATCATGCTTCGCCGTCCCTTCACCTGAAGATGCCTCCAACGATAACACAAAGCGAGCTGATGACTCTGGTGATGTCTACTTGCTCGGTGTCGGCAAGGCTGACGTGACTGGCCCTGTCGTCGAGCTCAATCTTATGGGATACGCCGACCTCGGGCAGATAGGAACGGGCTTGCGTCAGCGCCTTTACTCTCGGGCTTTCATCGTGGGTAATCCGGATGAACCCAAAGAGCGGTTTGTCTACTTGGTCTTGGATACTCAGTCTGGTGATACTGCTATTCGCAGAGGTATCCTTGAGGGCATTGCTGCTTTGGGATCGGAGTACGCAGTGTACACGTCTGATAATGTTGCTGTTACTGGAACGCATTCTCACGCTGGGCCAGCAGGTTGGAATAACTATCTCATGCCTCAGATCTCTGCTCTGGGATTCAATCAACAGGCATACCAGGCCATCGTTGACGGTGCTGTCCTTTCTGTCAAGCGGGCGCATGAAAGTCTTGCCAAGGGTCGTCTAAGCGTAGGCAAGATTCGCATCGAAGACGTCAACATCAATCGAAGCCTTTATGCATACCAAGCTAACCCAAAGTCTGAGCGGGACAAGTACCAGGATGAGGTTGACAAGGAACTGACCATGCTTAAATTCACTCGCGACTCAGACAACAAAGTCACTGGAGTGTTAACATGGTTCTCGGTTCACGGTACAAGTCTTTACATGAACAACACTCTTGTTGCTGGCGATAACAAGGGTGTGAGTGCCTACCTTCTGGAGCAAGCTATTCGTGGAACCAACGGAGCGACTGATGATTTCGTGGCCGGCTTTTCACAAGCTGCCGTCGCTGATACCACGCCAAATGTCGAAGGGGCCTGGTGTGAGGATGGTTCAGGAAAGCAGTGTGACTTCAAGGATGCGACTTGTGGTGGCAAGATAGAGACTTGTCACGGAAGAGGACCTTTCTGGGGTTTGAATGACGGAGGCACCAAGTCATGCTGGGAAATTGGTCGTAGGGTCTTCAAGCAGGCTGATAAGTTGTACAATCAGATGCaaggtggtgatggtgttgcgGTCACGGGAAAGAGTGTTCTTGGATATCACTCATTCCAGGACTTTTCCGACTTCACCTTTCAGCTACCCAATGGCACATCAGCAAAGACATGTGCAGCAGCCTTCGGATACTCTTTCGCCGCTGGAACTACCGACGGTCCTGGGTACTTCGACTTCAAGCAGGGTGATTCCGGTGAACCCGATGCCAGTCCCTTCTGGGCTCTTGTATCAAAGTTCTTGCGCAACCCTACCAAGGAGCAGGTTGAATGTCAGTCACCCAAGCCGATTCTTATTGACGCTGGCGAGATCACACTGCCTTATGCTTGGGCTCCCAACATCGTGGATATCCAGATGCTTCGTGTCGGTAATTTCTTCATTATCGTTTCAGCACCTGAGCTGACGACTATGTCTTCACGACGTTGGCGCAAGAGTATCAgtgatgagatcaaggataGAGGTGGTGTTGGAAGTGACCCTATTGTTGTGGCTGGTGGACCTGGCAATACATACGCTCATTATTGTACGACACCTGAAGAGTATGATGTGCAGCGCTACGAAGGTGGCTCAACAGTCCATGGCAGACATAGTCTGGACGCTTACATCAACCTGACATCAACCTATCTCGGATACCTCCTCCAGGAAAAGGGCGCGTCGAAGCCGCCTGCTGGTCCAGCTGCGCCTGATAATCGGAAGAATTCCATTGCTCTCACCACAGGCGTTGTTTACGACAACCCCAAGATCGGCACTAAGTTTGGCGACGTTATCAAAGACGTGAGCAAGTCAAAGTTTGCAGTTGGCGAAACTATCAGCGCTACGTTCGTGGGAGCCAATCCACGTAACAATCTTCACCTCGAGGATACTTATGCGgcagttgagaagaaggacggaTCTAAGTGGGTTCAAGTTCGGACTGACGAAGATTGGGATCTTGTTTTTGAGTGGAAGAGACTTGATGGTTTGCTTGGATCGAGTGAGGTTGCTATCACTTGGGAGACTGGATGGCAGGATGCGAAGGATATTGGTTCTGGGACGTACAGATTGAGCTATTATGGAGATAGCAAGGCTCCCATCACGGGTAAGATTAATACCTTTACAGGTAGGAGTAGTGAGTTCACTATTTCTTAG
- a CDS encoding serine/threonine protein kinase produces the protein METIIDPFSQILWQDPSILPADSVQLQPVEEQVKEQLDRNENRFPTFLAHVSSLEKKGRNTETVFIDEYIQGFTERSFIDRGATFSVERAIAIPNPQTTSSAPAVIRQKRVVALKTVRIQSQSDELPKAGWDHVLLEIRALLHETLRYHPNIVRLVGLCWGPNGASGSVYPQLVIEHAEHGTLEDLQSNSKSPLSFAVKQKLLYDAGKGLSIIHACSIIHGDIKRQNVLIFADKSSHGPYIAKLADFGGAVYGSEKYDSYRFICKTPRYAAPETDGIVTAEAAKLCDVYSFGLLACETFADGDLANLHYEFSPRREASGSSVTLAQLKQSGRLLHRATCLIQDYFDMREINQDCTEMVLYVLEQTIQKNLADRSLAKAQVALRGIPLSEIDEYLSNVDQMNRKWKEVEDNEPPGKHGISADGAGLFLGTVGATYDPQNNTPGFRPIVKAPVNPGFVFEPEKLKKVLSWQQQEHILQALHAISDSGDQSRDVELHRLFAAWFLFRCHIAEFGTSLDPGRACAALRRAASDAVTGSDDSSGFEYLAASCVWRVSQALGQTPPELLAVFPSSLTWATLRGGWQAGQDLEDALPLLSDELRDNAIQACSTARKLANHYSGVPGSLAFLPRHLKKDFQIDDLEQLQQELKEELGETYDQSLKSSLAGNENTQQVTHFDKIFVNSRGHGVLHMAAARGQAKTIDHLIKTFKLTIDLPNQDCEETPLVCSCRNAHLEASLALLRHGADPKGHPLGQDTPLHWLWRFEREEMMPMAKGLLDAGALIDAASGGMRAEVLKAYADWEGTMSISTTPLGRCVLFQNIHAAEVLIELGADPFIEVEGKSPFQLAALLAFPKFLRLFLRQGYAESRISGLFDGFDDLALLKMAQGQRAGNRDTFSLLSRLIRNGPRYCSDVEETLAIFKGQRELLGNADSSTRSSGEALCMQIRLGNPDIVEALLKMGHNPSGSPDNRPMREAILLNDERVFRLLRDYGCGIENYTELPGTLLHDSATRPASSPPGTVIAEELIASGVSVMDHPAGTRPPVVEAILHGYFDLANLLIQHGAQIGSPYQLGTELPRISILKELLEQRTETSLSILQSLLKPNDTTADHESMLHHDEQFDFIVDHIGDAEEQKSAWIVLATSPPARKNVVEAEIYMAQVQCMLSENSPFATKECINFDHPKLGTALCRAALFQNHFLVGKLLLSGADPNIRFRQSFGPAQRYFGDGSPINLALGCYEVAIEGWSETVPDTMLEDMRSVINELESIPDYPEEALTRGETLRKRHEDILRQRDDGLAMQSQMASMNLEQGPVDLSNMSAVQAPELEESQREMFQATETIIRWMFDSQRYGTIGRAELAKIAEGDNA, from the exons TGGAGACGATTATAGACCCTTTCAGCCAGATCTTATGGCAGGACCCTTCAATACTACCAGCAGACAGTGTACAGCTCCAGCCTGTCGAGGAACAAGTGAAAGAGCAGCTTGATCGGAATGAAAACAGATTTCCAACTTTCCTGGCCCATGTCTCATCCTTGGAAAAGAAGGGACGTAACACAGAAACTGTTTTTATCGATGAGTATATTCAAGGCTTCACCGAGCGATCATTCATCGATCGCGGCGCAACCTTCTCAGTGGAACGAGCCATCGCAATCCCAAACCCTCAGACAACCAGCTCTGCGCCTGCGGTCATCCGCCAAAAGCGTGTCGTGGCTTTAAAAACAGTTCGGATTCAGTCTCAATCTGATGAACTACCCAAGGCAGGCTGGGATCACGTATTGCTCGAAATTCGCGCTCTTCTTCACGAGACCCTTCGCTACCATCCCAACATCGTGCGCCTCGTCGGCTTGTGCTGGGGACCTAACGGAGCATCCGGAAGCGTTTATCCTCAACTTGTCATCGAGCATGCAGAACACGGAACGTTAGAGGATCTGCAAAGTAACTCGAAATCACCACTTTCTTTTGCTGTCAAGCAAAAACTGCTGTATGATGCGGGGAAAGGCTTATCCATCATTCACGCTTGCAGCATTATTCACGGCGACATCAAACGTCAGAATGTACTGATATTCGCAGATAAATCCAGTCATGGCCCTTATATAGCTAAACTGGCTGACTTTGGAGGCGCTGTCTACGGTTCTGAGAAGTATGACTCTTATCGCTTCATCTGCAAGACACCGAGATACGCGGCACCGGAAACCGACGGCATAGTCACGGCGGAGGCCGCAAAGCTATGCGACGTCTACTCTTTTGGTTTACTTGCCTGTGAAACATTTGCAGATGGGGATTTGGCCAATCTCCATTATGAGTTTAGTCCTCGGCGAGAGGCTTCGGGTTCATCGGTGACGCTGGCTCAATTAAAGCAGTCAGGACGACTTCTACACAGAGCGACATGTTTGATCCAAGATTACTTTGATATGCGTGAGATCAATCAGGACTGTACGGAAATGGTGCTATATGTTCTTGAACAGACGATACAAAAGAACTTAGCAGATAGGTCTTTGGCCAAGGCACAGGTTGCTCTGAGAGGTATCCC TCTTTCGGAAATTGATGAATACTTAAGTAACGTCGACCAAATGAATCGCAAGTGGAAGGAAGTTGAAGACAACGAACCTCCA GGAAAGCATGGCATTAGTGCAGACGGTGCTGGACTATTCTTAGGCACTGTTGGAGCTACTTATGATCCTCAGAACAACAC CCCCGGCTTCAGGCCAATAGTCAAGGCCCCAGTAAACCCAGGTTTCGTCTTTGAGCCCGAGAAACTCAAGAAGGTCTTGTCATGGCAGCAGCAAGAACATATCCTCCAAGCCCTTCATGCTATCTCAGACTCTGGGGATCAAAGCCGCGATGTCGAACTACATAGGCTCTTCGCAGCTTGGTTTCTCTTCAGATGCCACATCGCCGAATTTGGCACGTCCCTCGACCCCGGAAGAGCCTGCGCTGCACTTAGACGAGCAGCAAGTGACGCAGTAACCGGATCTGATGATTCAAGCGGGTTCGAATATCTCGCCGCATCATGTGTATGGCGTGTGAGCCAAGCTCTAGGACAAACGCCGCCCGAGCTGCTAGCCGTCTTTCCGTCGAGTCTCACATGGGCTACTCTTCGTGGAGGGTGGCAAGCCGGCCAAGATCTCGAGGACGCTCTGCCGCTACTGAGTGACGAACTGAGAGATAACGCCATCCAAGCATGCTCGACAGCACGGAAGCTTGCTAATCACTACAGCGGCGTTCCTGGGTCTCTTGCGTTCCTACCACGGCATTTGAAAAAGGACTTTCAGATCGATGACTTGGAGCAGCTGCAACAGGAACTCAAGGAGGAGCTTGGAGAGACCTACGATCAGTCACTGAAGAGCTCACTCGCAGGAAACGAAAATACTCAGCAGGTGACTCATTTCGACAAAATCTTTGTCAACAGCCGTGGACATGGAGTTCTGCACATGGCAGCAGCCCGTGGACAAGCCAAGACAATTGACCATCTCATCAAGACCTTCAAGTTGACTATTGACCTTCCGAACCAGGACTGCGAAGAAACGCCATTGGTCTGTTCTTGTCGGAATGCTCATTTAGAGGCTTCACTAGCACTACTTAGACACGGTGCTGATCCAAAAGGACATCCCTTGGGTCAAGACACCCCACTACATTGGCTGTGGAGGTtcgaaagagaagagatgatgCCAATGGCAAAGGGCTTACTAGACGCCGGGGCTCTAATAGATGCCGCATCAGGTGGCATGAGAGCTGAAGTCCTCAAGGCGTACGCCGACTGGGAGGGAACTATGTCTATCTCCACAACACCTCTTGGCAGATGTGTTCTATTCCAGAACATCCATGCTGCAGAAGTCCTCATCGAACTTGGTGCTGATCCCTTtattgaagttgaagggAAGTCACCCTTTCAGCTTGCCGCTCTGCTAGCATTCCCGAAATTCCTTCGGCTATTCTTGAGACAGGGCTATGCCGAATCGAGGATCTCAGGTTTGTTCGATGGTTTTGACGATCTGGCTCTTTTAAAGATGGCTCAGGGGCAAAGGGCTGGCAACCGAGACACGTTTTCCTTGCTCAGCCGACTGATTAGAAACGGCCCGAGATATTGTTCAGATGTCGAGGAAACACTTGCCATTTTCAAGGGGCAGAGAGAACTACTCGGTAACGCCGACTCAAGTACCAGATCATCTGGAGAAGCCCTGTGCATGCAAATTCGGCTTGGGAACCCTGATATCGTTGAGGCGTTACTAAAAATGGGTCATAATCCCTCCGGCTCGCCTGATAATCGACCCATGCGCGAAGCGATCCTGCTCAATGATGAGAGAGTGTTTCGACTGTTGAGAGACTATGGCTGCGGTATCGAAAATTACACTGAGTTGCCGGGTACGTTACTTCACGACTCGGCAACGAGACCGGCTTCATCTCCCCCCGGGACTGTCATAGCGGAAGAGCTCATAGCGTCCGGAGTTTCTGTTATGGATCATCCAGCAGGGACTAGACCGCCTGTTGTTGAAGCTATCTTACATGGATACTTTGACCTAGCGAATCTACTCATACAGCATGGAGCGCAAATTGGCAGCCCATATCAGCTGGGGACCGAACTCCCGCGAATTTCCATTCTCAAGGAGCTACTTGAGCAAAGAACAGAGACGTCGCTGTCAATCCTTCAATCCCTGTTGAAACCAAACGACACAACAGCTGATCACGAGTCTATGCTCCATCACGATGAGCAGTTTGACTTTATCGTGGATCATATTGGTGACGCCGAAGAACAAAAAAGCGCATGGATTGTCCTTGCTACCTCGCCACCAGCACGCAAGAACGTCGTCGAAGCAGAAATCTACATGGCGCAAGTCCAATGCATGCTCTCAGAGAATTCGCCTTTCGCGACCAAAGAGTGCATAAACTTTGATCATCCAAAACTTGGTACCGCCTTGTGCCGAGCCGCTTTGTTCCAAAATCATTTCTTAGTCGGAAAGCTTCTTCTTAGCGGTGCTGATCCCAATATCAGATTCCGTCAAAGCTTTGGACCAGCGCAGAGATACTTTGGCGACGGATCACCGATTAATCTCGCGCTGGGTTGCTATGAAGTTGCTATTGAAGGCTGGAGTGAGACTGTGCCGGATACTATGCTGGAGGACATGCGAAGTGTCATTAATGAATTGGAGTCTATCCCGGACTATCCGGAGGAAGCGCTTACCCGAGGAGAGACACTCAGGAAGCGGCATGAGGATATATTACGGCAGCGAGATGACGGATTGGCTATGCAATCGCAGATGGCTAGTATGAACCTTGAGCAAGGGCCAGTTGATCTATCAAATATGAGCGCGGTGCAGGCGCCAGAACTGGAGGAGAGCCAGCGGGAGATGTTTCAGGCTACAGAGACAATTATTCGATGGATGTTTGATTCACAGCGATACGGAACAATTGGACGAGCAGAACTGGCTAAGATAGCAGAAGGCGATAACGCATAG